A DNA window from Patagioenas fasciata isolate bPatFas1 chromosome 1, bPatFas1.hap1, whole genome shotgun sequence contains the following coding sequences:
- the C1H2orf49 gene encoding ashwin, with product MAARGRARVCGSAEERGSGHPDSELLLHPELLSEEFLLLTLEQKNIVVENDVKMDKDGLTDLYIQHAIPLPQRDLPKSRWGKMMEKKRQQNELKSNNESVTMVEGLRKRPLIVFDGNSTSTSIKVKKTENGAADRLKPPPAGSTTNTVRRLSVPSNASTYISASTLSEDTKLGRKNNEAKQNNISKTNSSMLSSLKVYPLSPVAGTTVVKLKRAVPKEESDLPNDLKPTEAKKKIQHVTWP from the exons ATGGCGGCGCGGGGAAGGGCTCGGGTTTGCGGCAGCGCGGAGGAGCGCGGGTCTGGACACCCCGATtcggagctgctgctgcacccgGAGCTGCTCTCAGAGGAGTTCCTGCTGCTCACCCTGGAGCAG AAAAATATAGTAGTAGAAAATGACGTGAAGATGGACAAAGATGGACTCACTGATCTCTATATTCAACATGCCATTCCCCTGCCTCAGCGTGACTTACCAAAAAGTAGATGGGGGAAAATGATGGAAAAGAAAAGACAGCAAAATGAGTTGAAAAGTAATAATGAAAG TGTTACAATGGTAGAAGGCTTAAGGAAACGGCCATTAATTGTGTTTGATGGCAATTCAACAAGTACAAGCATAAAGGTGAAGAAGACCGAGAATGGAGCTGCTGATCGCCTAAAACCTCCTCCAGCTGGAAGCACCACCAACACTGTTAGAAGATTGTCAGTTCCTTCAAATGCCTCAACATATATTTCAGCCTCCACTTTATCAGAGGACACTAAGCTGGGAAGGAAGAATAACGAGGCTAAGCAGAACAATATTTCAAAGACTAACAGCAGTATGTTGTCTAGTCTGAAGGTgtaccctttgtctccagtagcGGGAACTACTGTTGTGAAGTTAAAGAGAGCTGTTCCAAAAGAAGAATCTGATTTGCCG